The Pseudomonas eucalypticola genome has a window encoding:
- a CDS encoding DnaT-like ssDNA-binding protein — translation MIIVEHGQGTDPAANSYADAGSLRFHGEYYGFPVPADEASQVEYLLKAARAMDAMRWKGVPASAGQPLAWPRDGIVLAGEFLSRTLIPYGIRHGQVMLAIELYADDRGIELVEPTHCFDGKKSVPLTRSTGAFRNHPPLWVASRTQFADYLVMRGLTVIA, via the coding sequence ATGATCATCGTCGAGCACGGGCAGGGCACTGATCCAGCAGCGAACAGCTACGCGGACGCTGGCTCACTTCGCTTCCATGGTGAGTACTACGGATTCCCGGTGCCGGCGGACGAGGCCAGCCAGGTCGAGTACCTCCTGAAGGCGGCTCGGGCCATGGACGCAATGCGCTGGAAGGGCGTACCGGCCTCAGCCGGCCAGCCGCTGGCCTGGCCCCGCGACGGGATCGTGCTGGCGGGTGAGTTCCTGAGCAGGACCCTGATCCCATACGGCATCCGGCATGGCCAGGTGATGCTGGCCATTGAGCTTTACGCCGATGACCGGGGTATCGAACTGGTTGAGCCTACTCACTGCTTCGACGGCAAAAAGTCCGTCCCGCTCACGCGCAGTACCGGGGCATTCCGTAACCACCCGCCGCTGTGGGTGGCGAGCCGCACGCAGTTTGCCGACTATCTGGTGATGCGCGGGCTGACGGTAATAGCCTGA
- a CDS encoding minor capsid protein: protein MAATPRQDNPDSQLLEQTTRHSVMLERLKAGEVKKFERYLRKIDTVVRDQLTRKELTTYSRQRLEEFLARVDGKLLAIYKDYSDVVQADLVDIAQYEATFEANSLSNALSVDAVVPTNGVIRAAVFTYPLQVTGLDGGKLLKPFLNGWTRSETMRVTNAIRLGYGQGQTNAEIVKAIRGTADQNFNDGILAVSNRNAKSVVQTAIQHVATTARMETLKANVDVVPGYRIVATLDRKTSAQCKSLDGREYEMGKGPVPPFHINCRTTIIPITGLSATFSKGATRASVGDSGGRQVDAGLGYYDWLATQPASFQDAALGPVRGKLFRDGGLPPAKFAMLQLDSKFQPLTLEQLKKLEPEMFRKAGVN from the coding sequence ATGGCAGCGACACCCCGGCAGGACAACCCGGACAGCCAGCTGCTGGAGCAGACGACGCGGCATAGCGTCATGCTTGAGCGGTTAAAGGCTGGCGAGGTGAAGAAGTTCGAGCGGTACCTGCGCAAGATCGACACCGTGGTGCGCGATCAACTGACCCGCAAGGAGCTGACCACCTACAGCCGGCAGCGCCTGGAGGAGTTCCTGGCGCGCGTAGACGGCAAGCTGCTTGCCATCTACAAGGACTACAGCGATGTGGTGCAGGCCGACCTGGTCGATATCGCCCAGTACGAGGCGACATTCGAGGCTAATAGCCTCAGCAACGCGCTGTCTGTCGATGCAGTGGTGCCCACCAATGGGGTCATCCGCGCCGCGGTGTTCACCTACCCGCTGCAGGTGACCGGCCTGGACGGCGGCAAGTTGCTGAAGCCTTTCCTGAATGGCTGGACCCGGTCCGAGACGATGCGGGTAACTAACGCCATCCGCCTGGGCTATGGCCAGGGCCAGACCAACGCTGAGATCGTGAAGGCGATTCGCGGCACGGCAGACCAGAACTTCAATGACGGGATTCTCGCGGTTAGCAACCGCAACGCCAAGTCGGTGGTGCAGACGGCCATCCAGCACGTGGCCACCACCGCGCGCATGGAAACGCTCAAGGCGAATGTCGATGTGGTGCCAGGCTATCGAATCGTTGCGACCCTGGACCGGAAGACTAGCGCGCAGTGCAAGAGTTTGGATGGTCGCGAGTATGAGATGGGTAAGGGGCCTGTGCCTCCATTCCATATTAACTGCCGCACCACCATCATTCCCATCACCGGGCTGTCGGCAACGTTCTCCAAGGGCGCTACCAGGGCATCGGTGGGCGATTCAGGAGGCAGGCAGGTCGATGCAGGCTTGGGTTACTACGACTGGCTTGCCACGCAGCCGGCCAGCTTTCAGGATGCCGCCTTGGGTCCCGTGCGCGGCAAGCTGTTTCGAGATGGCGGCCTGCCGCCGGCCAAGTTCGCCATGCTGCAGCTCGACAGCAAATTCCAGCCCCTGACGCTGGAGCAATTGAAGAAGCTCGAGCCTGAAATGTTCCGCAAGGCCGGTGTAAACTGA
- a CDS encoding DUF4055 domain-containing protein, protein MPVQSTSPDYDDHLPEWLMMDDALEGECAIKRNDRNLPKPSGMVEAEKLDGQGNAYLYANYRDRAQYEHWVRDALRSMMGLVSRLIPEIKLPSGMQDLEENATADGFGLNQLFFRMVRQAVSHGRVPLVVNVDDSGEPYFSTYATRNAINWKVGSMGGRQDLTLSVFVEFRDNQEDEYDHDCKRVYRVFKLLDGVCHTAVLGEDGAVVEELRPLGTVNNDNRLVRGLEYLPVIYCGSTDNSPGVDEVPLLTMARAALKSYQLSADYFTALHQTSHPQPWVSGLDDQVELSVTGPSAAWDLGRNGSCGYLEFQGAGIEAVRQAMDDQKNAALEAGAKVMDASGTESGEARKTRQNDQHATLHSIVITVAAAIEQGLRYAAEWTGYNPDDVTFTVKPEFIIPDVDAQVLAELQKAVAAGGISWDTYWQYLTTGKLPERAYDEEATLVGDEADAGRGLNLDKDDGSDTPAGQPGQPAAGADDAA, encoded by the coding sequence ATGCCAGTGCAATCGACAAGCCCAGACTACGACGACCATCTGCCCGAGTGGCTGATGATGGACGACGCGCTCGAGGGCGAGTGCGCGATCAAGCGCAACGACAGGAATCTGCCCAAGCCCAGCGGCATGGTGGAGGCCGAGAAGCTGGACGGGCAGGGAAACGCCTACCTCTACGCGAACTACCGAGATCGGGCCCAATACGAGCACTGGGTGCGCGACGCGCTCCGCTCGATGATGGGCCTGGTCTCCCGCCTGATCCCTGAAATCAAGCTGCCCTCGGGCATGCAGGACCTAGAGGAAAACGCCACGGCCGATGGCTTTGGTCTAAATCAGTTGTTCTTCCGCATGGTCCGCCAGGCCGTTTCCCACGGCCGGGTACCGCTGGTAGTGAACGTCGACGATAGCGGCGAGCCGTATTTCTCGACCTACGCGACTCGCAACGCGATCAACTGGAAGGTCGGCTCGATGGGCGGCCGCCAGGATCTCACCCTGTCGGTGTTCGTGGAGTTCCGGGACAACCAGGAAGACGAGTACGACCACGACTGCAAGCGCGTCTACCGGGTGTTCAAGCTGCTAGATGGGGTTTGCCACACCGCGGTGCTGGGCGAGGATGGCGCGGTGGTGGAGGAGCTTCGGCCGCTGGGCACCGTGAACAACGACAACCGGCTGGTGCGGGGCCTGGAGTACCTGCCGGTGATCTACTGCGGCTCCACTGACAACTCCCCCGGCGTCGACGAGGTGCCGCTCCTGACCATGGCCCGGGCGGCACTGAAGAGCTACCAGCTCAGCGCCGACTACTTCACCGCTCTGCACCAGACCAGCCACCCGCAACCGTGGGTGTCGGGCCTGGACGATCAGGTGGAGTTGAGCGTGACCGGCCCGTCGGCCGCTTGGGACCTGGGCCGAAACGGGTCGTGCGGATACCTGGAGTTCCAGGGCGCTGGCATTGAGGCTGTCCGCCAGGCCATGGACGACCAAAAGAACGCCGCCCTGGAGGCAGGTGCCAAGGTGATGGATGCCTCAGGCACTGAGTCGGGCGAGGCGCGCAAGACGCGCCAGAACGACCAGCATGCCACCTTGCACAGCATCGTTATCACCGTGGCCGCTGCCATTGAGCAGGGCCTGCGCTATGCCGCCGAGTGGACCGGCTACAACCCGGACGACGTGACCTTCACGGTCAAGCCGGAATTCATCATCCCCGACGTGGATGCCCAGGTACTGGCCGAGCTGCAGAAGGCAGTAGCCGCCGGCGGGATCAGTTGGGATACCTACTGGCAGTACCTGACCACCGGGAAACTGCCGGAGCGGGCCTACGACGAGGAAGCCACCCTGGTCGGCGATGAGGCCGACGCTGGGCGTGGCCTGAACCTGGACAAAGACGATGGCAGCGACACCCCGGCAGGACAACCCGGACAGCCAGCTGCTGGAGCAGACGACGCGGCATAG
- a CDS encoding terminase large subunit: MKLTPKQANIYQWGFQRNARFRDAVCGRRFGKTFLGKAEMRRAARLAAEWGVSVEDEIWYAAPTQKQARRVFWRRLKQAIPREWREFKPNESDMLITLKSGHLIRCVGLENYDDLRGSGLFFVLVDEWADCKWAAWEEVLRPMLSTCQYTIPQTGESLKGGHALRIGTPKGFNHCYDTFQDGRPGHEPDHKSWLYTSLDGGNVPAEELDAARRKMDPRTFRQEYEASFENYAGVVYYTFNRDECRTNERIKPGEALHIGMDFNVMKMSAVVYVVRDDLPMALDEFHAVRDTPEMIEKIKARFPGHTVAVYPDASGQNTSSKNASESDLSLLKKAGFTVVVDSMNPSVKDRVNALNAILLNSYGERRLKVNIDQCPQLTLCLERQTYTDKGEPDKDPKKGHDHMNDAAGYFIAKRYPIKSQTAGARRIGGLA, from the coding sequence GTGAAGCTGACGCCAAAGCAGGCGAACATCTATCAGTGGGGCTTCCAGCGTAATGCCCGCTTCCGTGATGCGGTGTGTGGTCGCCGGTTCGGTAAGACCTTTCTCGGCAAGGCTGAGATGCGTCGTGCGGCCCGATTGGCCGCGGAGTGGGGTGTGAGCGTCGAGGATGAGATCTGGTACGCGGCTCCTACTCAGAAGCAGGCCCGCCGCGTGTTCTGGCGCCGACTGAAGCAGGCGATCCCGCGAGAGTGGCGTGAGTTCAAGCCAAACGAGTCGGACATGCTGATCACGCTGAAGAGCGGTCACCTTATCCGCTGCGTCGGGCTGGAGAACTACGACGACCTGCGCGGCTCCGGTCTGTTCTTCGTCCTTGTGGACGAATGGGCGGACTGCAAGTGGGCGGCCTGGGAGGAAGTCCTGCGGCCTATGCTCTCGACCTGCCAGTACACGATCCCGCAAACGGGTGAGTCCCTGAAAGGCGGCCACGCGCTGCGGATCGGCACGCCGAAGGGCTTCAACCATTGCTACGACACGTTTCAGGATGGCCGGCCAGGCCATGAGCCCGACCACAAGAGCTGGCTTTACACGTCGCTCGATGGTGGCAACGTCCCTGCCGAGGAACTGGACGCCGCGCGCCGCAAGATGGACCCGCGCACGTTCCGCCAGGAATACGAAGCAAGCTTCGAGAACTATGCGGGCGTTGTCTACTACACCTTCAACCGCGATGAGTGCCGAACCAATGAGCGCATCAAGCCCGGCGAGGCGCTGCACATAGGCATGGACTTCAACGTCATGAAGATGAGCGCCGTGGTCTACGTTGTCCGTGACGACCTGCCGATGGCCCTGGATGAGTTCCACGCCGTGCGCGACACTCCGGAAATGATCGAGAAGATCAAGGCTCGCTTCCCTGGCCACACCGTCGCGGTCTACCCGGATGCCAGCGGTCAGAACACCAGCAGCAAGAACGCAAGTGAATCGGACCTGTCCCTGCTCAAGAAGGCGGGTTTCACGGTGGTGGTCGACTCGATGAACCCCAGTGTCAAAGACCGCGTGAATGCCCTCAACGCCATCCTGCTGAACAGCTACGGCGAGCGTCGCCTGAAGGTCAACATCGACCAGTGCCCGCAGCTCACGCTCTGCTTGGAGCGCCAGACCTACACGGACAAGGGCGAGCCGGACAAGGACCCGAAAAAGGGCCACGACCACATGAACGACGCTGCCGGCTACTTCATTGCCAAGCGCTACCCGATCAAGTCTCAAACTGCCGGCGCGCGCCGTATTGGAGGATTGGCCTGA
- a CDS encoding terminase small subunit, whose translation MALTAKQQRFVDEYLIDLNATQAAIRAGYSEKTARSISNENLTKPDIQAAIAKGMQARSCRVEITQDMVLRELAKIGFSDIRKVVRWGETMVRMVGAEEGEAEDMVPYHGLALIDSTEIDDNTAGAIAEVSQGKDGLKVKLHDKKGALVDIGRHLGMFSAPGHADLDVELKRIEVENKRLANEKLRRELEPPKEVEGEFAQAEYTLSPDEDGPTTPYL comes from the coding sequence ATGGCGCTGACAGCAAAACAGCAGCGCTTCGTCGATGAGTACCTAATTGACCTGAATGCTACGCAGGCCGCTATCCGCGCGGGCTACAGCGAAAAGACAGCAAGATCTATCAGCAATGAGAACCTGACAAAACCTGACATTCAGGCTGCCATCGCAAAAGGCATGCAGGCACGCTCTTGCCGGGTGGAAATCACCCAGGACATGGTGCTGCGCGAACTGGCCAAGATCGGCTTCAGCGACATCCGGAAGGTCGTCCGTTGGGGTGAGACCATGGTCCGCATGGTCGGCGCTGAGGAAGGCGAAGCCGAAGACATGGTTCCGTATCATGGCCTGGCGCTGATCGACTCGACCGAGATCGACGACAACACGGCCGGCGCTATTGCTGAAGTATCCCAAGGCAAGGACGGTCTGAAGGTCAAGCTGCACGACAAGAAGGGCGCCCTGGTCGATATCGGTCGTCATCTTGGGATGTTCAGTGCACCGGGACATGCCGACCTTGATGTGGAACTGAAGCGAATCGAAGTCGAGAACAAGCGGCTGGCCAACGAGAAGCTCCGCCGAGAGCTTGAGCCACCTAAAGAGGTTGAGGGCGAATTCGCCCAGGCCGAGTACACCTTGAGCCCTGACGAAGATGGCCCGACTACCCCGTACCTCTGA
- a CDS encoding DUF7681 family protein — translation MDNQHKKITGYRDLTQSEIDGMNSIKALEADAGELFKQIGQIEGVDQRLLALAKTNLQQGFMWFVRSIAKPSDPFS, via the coding sequence ATGGACAACCAGCACAAGAAGATCACCGGCTACCGCGACCTAACCCAGTCCGAGATCGACGGCATGAACTCGATCAAGGCCCTGGAGGCTGATGCGGGCGAGCTGTTTAAGCAGATCGGTCAGATTGAAGGCGTTGACCAGCGCCTGCTGGCCTTGGCCAAGACCAATCTGCAGCAGGGCTTCATGTGGTTTGTGCGCTCTATCGCCAAGCCCTCTGATCCCTTCAGCTGA
- a CDS encoding MFS transporter, producing the protein MEFFHRLLDKLDWLFAGLVGTIVASWWHKDDLTSWRAWAIFLITGVACALYLTGMVSTYLGVTEPNNVAGVGFLLGTFGGSLMAAINRAIKTADLWAFIRQRFGGGNPP; encoded by the coding sequence ATGGAGTTCTTTCACCGCCTGCTCGACAAGCTCGATTGGCTCTTCGCCGGGCTCGTCGGCACCATTGTCGCCAGCTGGTGGCACAAAGACGACCTGACCAGCTGGCGCGCCTGGGCGATCTTCCTGATCACCGGCGTCGCTTGCGCCCTGTACCTGACAGGCATGGTCAGCACCTACCTCGGGGTTACCGAGCCCAACAATGTCGCCGGTGTCGGTTTTCTCCTGGGTACCTTCGGTGGCTCTCTCATGGCCGCGATCAACCGCGCCATTAAAACCGCCGACCTGTGGGCATTCATCCGCCAGAGGTTCGGGGGAGGCAACCCACCATGA
- a CDS encoding type II toxin-antitoxin system HicA family toxin has translation MKFSEFRRWLKAQGVTFEAGKGSHFKVTAPNGKRTTFADHGSKEMSEPTRKAIIKQLGL, from the coding sequence ATGAAGTTCAGCGAGTTCAGACGATGGTTGAAGGCCCAAGGGGTGACCTTCGAAGCAGGCAAGGGAAGCCACTTCAAAGTCACCGCCCCAAACGGCAAAAGGACAACCTTCGCGGATCACGGAAGCAAGGAAATGTCCGAACCGACCCGCAAGGCGATCATTAAACAACTGGGGCTCTGA
- a CDS encoding type II toxin-antitoxin system HicB family antitoxin has translation MYNYAIRFEKDTAPGLAVYCRDLPLLNSYGDDEQHAVSEAVDAIETTLSIYVDERKPIPEATPPQEGERVIYLPAVTVAKIVLWNTMMERDMRKADLRRLLGVHQVQGDRLVDFLHTSKMEQVEAALAALGKRLTIAVEAA, from the coding sequence ATGTACAACTACGCAATCCGCTTCGAGAAAGACACCGCGCCGGGCTTGGCCGTGTACTGCCGTGACTTGCCGTTGCTCAACAGCTACGGGGACGACGAGCAGCACGCGGTGAGCGAAGCCGTGGACGCGATTGAGACCACGCTGTCGATCTACGTCGATGAAAGAAAGCCGATCCCAGAGGCAACCCCGCCGCAAGAAGGCGAGCGTGTTATCTACCTGCCAGCCGTGACCGTGGCCAAGATCGTGCTCTGGAACACCATGATGGAGCGAGATATGCGCAAGGCAGATCTGCGCCGCCTCTTGGGGGTGCACCAAGTGCAAGGGGATCGCTTGGTCGACTTCCTGCACACATCAAAGATGGAGCAGGTTGAAGCAGCGCTGGCCGCCCTGGGTAAACGGCTAACGATTGCAGTTGAAGCAGCCTGA
- a CDS encoding recombination protein NinG — translation MAAKPPKAKKCLNAACAAKFIPQRLGQKVCSPACGLAIKDVNQERARKSLAEIGRKELRAAKERVKTRADHMREAQTVFNEWIRLRDATLPCVSCGRHHEGQYHAGHYRTVGANPELRFEPLNVHKQCAPCNNHKSGDIVNYRITLVARIGASKVEWLEGPHEPKRYTIEDLKAIKAEYRAKIRALKGEAA, via the coding sequence ATCGCAGCTAAACCGCCAAAGGCCAAGAAGTGCCTCAATGCTGCCTGCGCTGCCAAGTTCATCCCGCAGCGTCTGGGCCAAAAGGTGTGCAGCCCAGCCTGTGGTCTGGCCATCAAGGACGTGAACCAGGAAAGGGCGAGAAAGTCGCTGGCCGAGATCGGGCGCAAGGAACTGCGTGCGGCGAAGGAGCGGGTCAAGACGCGCGCCGACCACATGCGTGAAGCTCAGACCGTGTTCAACGAGTGGATCAGGCTGCGTGACGCCACCCTGCCATGCGTGAGCTGCGGCCGGCACCACGAAGGCCAATATCACGCTGGCCACTACCGCACGGTGGGCGCCAACCCAGAGCTGCGCTTCGAGCCCCTGAACGTCCACAAGCAATGTGCGCCATGCAACAACCACAAATCCGGCGACATCGTGAACTACCGCATTACCCTGGTGGCCCGCATCGGCGCCTCCAAGGTTGAGTGGCTTGAAGGGCCGCATGAGCCCAAGCGTTACACCATTGAAGACTTGAAGGCGATCAAGGCCGAGTACCGGGCGAAGATTCGCGCACTGAAGGGGGAAGCAGCATGA
- a CDS encoding recombination protein NinB, whose amino-acid sequence MAEIVMRSRDDTSRLNGFLDGTDFSKPKKIIIQDLDRSGEQNKLLHARLTDIANQVEHAGKKWDVLIWKRLLTAAWLREAGERPQMIPALDGHGFDVVYERTSKLSVKQCAELLDWIEAFGGEHQVRWTAKDHWGGRYS is encoded by the coding sequence ATGGCTGAAATCGTGATGCGCAGCCGTGATGACACAAGCCGGCTGAACGGCTTCCTGGACGGCACGGACTTCTCAAAGCCCAAGAAGATCATCATCCAGGACCTAGACCGCAGCGGGGAGCAGAACAAGTTGCTTCACGCCCGGCTGACCGATATCGCCAACCAGGTCGAGCACGCCGGCAAGAAGTGGGACGTACTGATTTGGAAGCGCCTGCTAACCGCCGCCTGGCTACGCGAGGCCGGCGAGCGCCCGCAGATGATACCGGCGCTCGACGGGCACGGCTTCGACGTCGTCTACGAGCGCACCTCGAAGCTCTCCGTGAAGCAGTGCGCCGAGCTTCTGGACTGGATCGAGGCATTTGGTGGCGAGCACCAGGTGCGCTGGACAGCTAAGGATCACTGGGGAGGGCGGTATTCGTGA
- a CDS encoding phage replication protein, giving the protein MQFTVTINQVKALEWGLNAQQALLFAFVYGCPSWTKAVKTDDGIYFALSKAKIVEELPLLTDRPDTAYRLLKALDAAGLIELSSNANITLFRLTAKAAEWNQKVDGSEKYPTPPESKGRKKIRSTSEKSPSKVGKKSEQGSEKSPTNQDTNNQDTNQGTSQDLQAAPAAPSQPAGLVLVSSDKPRCEIPADMPGPKDQSCKTFKAWANYAMAYRKRYDAWPVWNAKVAGQVGQLVDRLGGGVAHHVAAYFLSINDSRLINGCHGIGDLLAKAEAYHTQWATNRQVNGTTARQIEQTQANFSAAEQALEALRAKRAAGHAE; this is encoded by the coding sequence ATGCAGTTCACTGTGACTATCAACCAGGTGAAGGCGCTGGAGTGGGGGCTCAATGCTCAGCAGGCCCTGCTGTTCGCCTTCGTCTATGGCTGCCCAAGCTGGACCAAGGCGGTGAAGACTGACGACGGGATCTACTTCGCCCTGAGCAAGGCGAAGATCGTCGAAGAGCTTCCGCTGCTGACTGATCGGCCCGACACCGCTTACCGGCTGCTGAAGGCTCTGGACGCGGCCGGCCTGATCGAGCTGTCCAGCAACGCCAACATCACGCTGTTCCGCCTGACCGCGAAAGCTGCGGAGTGGAACCAAAAAGTGGATGGGTCGGAAAAATATCCGACCCCACCAGAGAGCAAGGGTCGGAAAAAAATCCGATCTACCTCGGAAAAATCTCCGAGCAAGGTCGGAAAAAAATCCGAGCAAGGGTCGGAAAAATCTCCGACAAATCAGGATACCAATAATCAGGATACCAATCAGGGTACCAGTCAGGACTTGCAAGCCGCCCCGGCTGCGCCGTCGCAACCTGCCGGTTTGGTTCTGGTTTCCAGCGACAAGCCCCGGTGCGAAATCCCCGCCGATATGCCTGGCCCCAAAGACCAGTCCTGCAAAACCTTCAAGGCCTGGGCCAACTACGCCATGGCCTACCGCAAGCGCTACGACGCCTGGCCGGTGTGGAATGCGAAGGTGGCGGGGCAGGTGGGCCAGTTGGTCGACCGCCTCGGCGGCGGTGTTGCCCACCACGTCGCAGCGTACTTCCTGAGCATCAACGACTCACGCCTGATCAACGGCTGCCACGGCATTGGTGACCTGCTGGCAAAGGCCGAGGCCTACCACACCCAGTGGGCGACCAACCGCCAGGTCAACGGCACGACTGCCCGCCAGATCGAGCAGACCCAGGCCAACTTCAGCGCTGCCGAGCAGGCACTAGAAGCGCTACGAGCGAAGAGGGCGGCCGGCCATGCTGAATAA
- a CDS encoding Rha family transcriptional regulator, with amino-acid sequence MSSREIASVTGKRHDNVKRDIVAMLKELKADVLKFEDIYLDGRNREQIQYLLDREHTDCLLTGYSAGLRMKVIRRWHELEGQFQARQAAMANGTKVVGEIAIMECFTRLLKPAPSCQMQMLTKIAENNGLDPKFLPGYAVDAAPDATGGSSMATKAVTALIKDHGIASTAAAFNRALAAHGYLKNMQRKNSRQVVVDFWCVTDRGLRYGKNLTSPQSPRETQPHWYVDRFLELAKLVEKA; translated from the coding sequence CATGCTCAAAGAGCTGAAGGCTGATGTACTCAAATTTGAGGACATCTACCTGGACGGTCGTAACCGGGAGCAGATCCAGTACCTGCTGGATCGTGAGCACACCGACTGCCTGCTGACCGGCTACAGCGCAGGTCTGCGCATGAAGGTGATCCGCCGCTGGCATGAGCTGGAAGGGCAGTTTCAGGCGCGCCAGGCAGCAATGGCCAACGGCACCAAGGTGGTCGGAGAGATCGCCATCATGGAGTGCTTCACGCGCCTGCTGAAGCCCGCGCCGTCCTGCCAGATGCAGATGCTGACCAAGATCGCCGAGAACAATGGCCTGGACCCTAAATTCCTCCCAGGCTACGCCGTGGACGCCGCGCCGGACGCCACCGGCGGTTCCAGCATGGCCACCAAGGCGGTGACAGCGTTGATTAAGGATCACGGCATTGCCAGCACGGCCGCTGCCTTCAACCGCGCTCTTGCTGCCCACGGTTACCTCAAGAACATGCAGCGCAAGAACTCCCGGCAGGTGGTCGTCGATTTCTGGTGCGTCACCGACCGGGGGCTGCGCTATGGCAAAAACCTGACCAGCCCTCAATCCCCCCGCGAAACGCAGCCGCACTGGTACGTGGATCGCTTCCTCGAATTGGCCAAATTGGTCGAAAAGGCCTGA